A genomic segment from Sphingopyxis sp. DBS4 encodes:
- a CDS encoding aldehyde dehydrogenase family protein, which produces MSDYKMLIGGRLVDGDHEMDVINPATEEVFATVARASERQADEAIEAAATAFPAWAEVPMAERQAKVAELADAIAADADTFARALTQEQGKPLAEAQGELAWTDGYLRHYATLEIAERTIQDDASGLIQVRRKPLGVVAGIIAWNFPLLVACWKIGPAVIAGNTIVLKPAPTTPVTALMLGELCQTIFPPGVVNIIVDANDLGGYLTADPRIAKVGFTGSTATGKKIMASAADGLKRLTLELGGNDPGIVLGDVDVRATAQGIFNAAFLNCGQVCLAIKRAYVHDSIYDAMCEELARLAEAAVVDDGLAQGAQIGPIQNKAQYEKVKAFLDRARADGTIVAGGEVMDRAGYFLRPTIVRDVTDGDQIVDEEQFGPILPVIRFSDVDDVVARANASPYGLGASVWSRDVDRALAVAERIESGSVWVNQHVAIGPHIPMAGVKSSGLGVEQAEEGLAEYTQLSVINVARGG; this is translated from the coding sequence ATGTCTGACTATAAGATGCTGATCGGCGGCCGGCTGGTCGACGGCGATCACGAGATGGACGTCATCAACCCCGCGACCGAGGAGGTGTTCGCGACCGTCGCGCGCGCCTCCGAGCGGCAGGCCGACGAGGCGATCGAGGCGGCGGCCACGGCCTTTCCCGCCTGGGCCGAGGTGCCGATGGCCGAGCGGCAGGCGAAGGTCGCCGAACTGGCCGATGCGATCGCCGCCGACGCCGACACATTCGCCCGGGCGCTGACGCAGGAACAGGGCAAGCCGCTCGCGGAGGCGCAGGGGGAACTCGCCTGGACCGACGGCTATCTGCGCCATTATGCGACGCTCGAGATCGCCGAACGGACGATCCAGGACGATGCGAGCGGGCTGATCCAGGTGCGCCGCAAGCCACTGGGCGTCGTCGCGGGGATCATCGCCTGGAACTTCCCGCTGCTCGTCGCCTGCTGGAAGATCGGCCCGGCGGTGATTGCGGGCAATACGATCGTGCTGAAGCCCGCGCCGACGACGCCGGTCACCGCGCTGATGCTGGGCGAGCTGTGCCAGACAATCTTCCCGCCGGGGGTGGTCAACATCATCGTCGATGCCAACGACCTCGGCGGATACCTGACCGCCGACCCGCGCATCGCCAAGGTCGGCTTCACCGGATCGACCGCGACGGGCAAGAAGATCATGGCGAGCGCCGCCGACGGGCTCAAGCGGCTGACCCTCGAACTCGGCGGCAACGATCCGGGGATCGTGCTGGGCGATGTCGACGTTCGCGCCACCGCGCAGGGCATCTTCAACGCCGCCTTCCTCAATTGCGGGCAGGTGTGCCTCGCGATCAAGCGCGCCTATGTCCACGACAGCATTTACGACGCGATGTGCGAGGAACTGGCGCGGCTGGCCGAGGCGGCGGTGGTCGACGACGGGCTGGCGCAGGGCGCGCAGATCGGCCCGATCCAGAACAAGGCGCAATATGAAAAGGTGAAGGCCTTCCTCGACCGCGCCCGTGCCGACGGCACCATTGTCGCGGGCGGCGAGGTGATGGACCGCGCCGGTTATTTCCTGCGCCCGACGATCGTCCGCGATGTCACCGACGGCGATCAGATCGTCGACGAGGAACAATTCGGACCGATCCTGCCGGTGATCCGCTTTTCGGACGTCGACGACGTCGTCGCGCGCGCCAATGCATCGCCCTATGGCCTCGGCGCGTCGGTGTGGTCGCGCGACGTCGATCGCGCGCTGGCGGTCGCGGAGCGGATCGAAAGCGGATCGGTGTGGGTGAACCAGCATGTCGCCATCGGCCCGCATATCCCGATGGCGGGGGTCAAATCCTCCGGCCTCGGGGTCGAACAGGCGGAGGAGGGGCTTGCCGAATATACGCAATTGTCGGTGATCAACGTGGCGCGCGGCGGATGA
- a CDS encoding TonB-dependent receptor domain-containing protein — MKSQFADRRVTLNMAMFHYTYSNQQFINVDPGTAAQTLLNIPRSRIQGGEAELTVRAGDMVTLRGGLGLLSTKIKRGTVSGVDVSGNRLSNAPKLTFTGGFDATVIDGGSGKVSLHGDLNYSSNQYFEVLNVPRLRQKSYALLSGHIDWESADGRWTASVWGKNLANKFYFTSRVDLLAGFGFDYNHVGTPRTYGVTVGAKF, encoded by the coding sequence TTGAAGAGCCAGTTCGCCGACCGCCGTGTCACGCTCAACATGGCGATGTTCCATTACACCTACAGCAACCAGCAGTTCATCAACGTCGATCCGGGCACCGCGGCGCAGACCCTGCTCAACATCCCGCGTTCGCGCATCCAGGGCGGCGAGGCCGAACTGACCGTCCGCGCGGGCGACATGGTGACATTGCGCGGCGGCCTTGGCCTGCTCAGCACCAAGATCAAGCGCGGCACGGTGAGCGGCGTCGACGTCAGCGGCAACCGGCTGTCGAATGCGCCCAAGCTGACCTTCACCGGCGGCTTTGACGCGACGGTGATCGACGGCGGCAGCGGCAAGGTCAGCCTGCACGGCGACCTCAACTATTCGTCGAACCAATATTTCGAGGTGCTCAACGTCCCCCGGCTGCGGCAGAAATCCTATGCTCTGTTGTCGGGGCATATCGACTGGGAATCGGCCGACGGGCGCTGGACGGCGTCGGTCTGGGGCAAGAATCTCGCCAATAAATTCTACTTCACCTCGCGCGTCGACCTGCTCGCGGGCTTCGGTTTCGACTATAACCATGTCGGGACTCCGCGAACCTATGGCGTGACCGTGGGCGCGAAATTCTGA
- a CDS encoding TonB-dependent receptor — translation MIKVNEGGAVRPMLLLMLLTGASVPALAQEAPAAPAPAETVADDGTDIVVTAQKRSERLQDVPIAVSALGGDALDKQRVTQADELAGKIVNLQLTSTVGDNTPIFALRGVSMSDYSLNQASPVATYYDEVYKGNFAFLGVAMYDLERVEVLRGPQGTLYGKNTTGGAVNLISRAPELGGTDGYLNLGYGNYDRYEANGALNVPLGETVAARVAFTFARADGWFKNQLPGQPDLASVREYGVRGSLLFEPSDSARFVLRASTSYQNPRNYGIYAQPEAVNRPGLGRRQIEANVTDRRRARTWSVSLTGTVDLSDALAITSVTSWDKGRLAFYEDTDGTATELLEIPYTDRATQFAQDLRLTSDFDGPFNFILGAYFNREKVYNETTFEIGKDIDVDGNGVIDVDDCAAGLPLACLFRNSFDQVKKSYALYTDMSFEVTDQLTLRGGLRFTYDKGVQSNFESNALGVDGVLVANLIPPSRLDYSTENLSGKIGADYKINPDVMVYGNYSRGYRAPSFNAQAFFDPSELSVAKAEKIDAFDWG, via the coding sequence ATGATCAAGGTGAATGAAGGTGGGGCGGTGCGCCCCATGCTGCTGCTGATGCTGCTGACCGGAGCGTCGGTGCCGGCGCTGGCTCAGGAAGCCCCCGCTGCTCCCGCTCCGGCCGAGACGGTCGCCGACGACGGGACCGACATCGTCGTCACCGCGCAGAAGCGATCCGAACGGCTCCAGGACGTTCCGATCGCGGTCAGCGCGCTCGGCGGCGATGCGCTCGACAAGCAGCGGGTGACGCAGGCCGACGAACTCGCGGGCAAGATCGTCAATCTTCAGCTCACTTCGACCGTCGGCGACAACACCCCGATCTTTGCGCTGCGCGGCGTGTCGATGTCCGATTACAGCCTCAACCAGGCGAGCCCGGTCGCGACCTATTATGACGAGGTCTACAAGGGCAATTTTGCCTTCCTCGGCGTCGCGATGTACGACCTCGAACGCGTCGAGGTGCTGCGCGGGCCGCAGGGCACGCTCTACGGCAAGAACACCACCGGTGGCGCGGTCAATCTGATCAGCCGGGCGCCCGAGCTGGGCGGCACCGACGGCTATCTGAACCTCGGCTATGGCAATTACGACCGCTACGAGGCCAATGGCGCACTGAACGTGCCGCTCGGCGAGACGGTGGCGGCGCGCGTCGCCTTCACCTTCGCGCGCGCCGACGGTTGGTTCAAGAACCAGCTTCCTGGCCAGCCCGACCTTGCCAGCGTGCGCGAATATGGCGTGCGCGGCAGCCTGCTGTTCGAGCCGAGCGACAGTGCGCGCTTCGTGCTCCGCGCCTCGACCAGCTACCAGAATCCGCGCAATTACGGCATCTACGCCCAGCCCGAGGCGGTGAACCGGCCGGGACTGGGGCGGCGTCAGATCGAAGCGAACGTCACCGACCGCCGCCGCGCGCGCACCTGGTCGGTATCGCTGACCGGCACGGTCGATCTCAGCGACGCGCTTGCGATCACCAGCGTTACCTCGTGGGACAAGGGCCGGCTGGCCTTCTATGAGGACACCGACGGAACCGCGACCGAACTGCTCGAAATCCCCTATACCGACCGGGCAACGCAATTCGCGCAGGACCTGCGGCTGACCAGCGATTTCGACGGCCCGTTCAACTTCATCCTCGGCGCCTATTTCAATCGCGAGAAGGTCTATAACGAAACGACCTTCGAGATCGGCAAGGACATCGACGTCGACGGCAACGGCGTGATCGACGTCGACGACTGCGCGGCCGGGCTTCCGCTCGCCTGCCTGTTCCGCAACAGCTTCGATCAGGTCAAGAAGAGCTATGCCCTCTATACCGACATGAGCTTCGAGGTCACCGACCAGCTCACGCTGCGCGGCGGCCTCCGCTTCACCTACGACAAGGGCGTGCAGAGCAATTTCGAATCGAACGCTCTTGGCGTCGACGGCGTCCTCGTCGCGAACCTGATCCCGCCGTCGCGGCTCGATTACAGCACCGAAAATCTGTCGGGCAAGATCGGCGCCGATTACAAGATCAACCCCGACGTGATGGTCTATGGCAATTACAGCCGCGGCTATCGCGCGCCGAGCTTCAACGCGCAGGCCTTTTTCGATCCGTCCGAACTGTCGGTAGCGAAGGCGGAAAAGATCGATGCGTTCGACTGGGGTTGA
- a CDS encoding cytochrome C, which produces MKWLAVPALMLATGAAVATPGPASPDAIPGVANPVRARQHWILQCQGCHRPDATGTPQTAPTMAGFVARFLQVPGGREYLARVPGVATAALSDADLAEVVNWSLARFDPAHLPADFKPYTAAEIGRLRSKPLRAEASALRARLVAEFDETDVTTPK; this is translated from the coding sequence ATGAAGTGGCTGGCCGTTCCCGCGCTGATGCTGGCGACCGGGGCGGCCGTGGCGACACCCGGCCCGGCCAGTCCGGACGCGATCCCCGGCGTCGCCAACCCGGTGCGCGCGCGGCAGCACTGGATATTGCAATGCCAGGGATGTCACCGCCCCGATGCCACGGGAACGCCGCAGACCGCCCCGACCATGGCGGGCTTCGTCGCGCGTTTCCTGCAGGTGCCGGGCGGGCGCGAATATCTGGCGCGGGTGCCGGGCGTCGCGACGGCGGCGCTGTCCGATGCCGATCTGGCGGAGGTGGTGAACTGGTCGCTGGCGCGGTTCGACCCGGCGCATCTGCCCGCCGATTTCAAACCCTACACGGCCGCCGAAATCGGCCGGCTGCGGAGCAAGCCGCTGCGGGCCGAGGCGAGCGCGCTGCGCGCGCGGCTGGTGGCGGAGTTTGACGAGACGGACGTGACGACACCGAAATGA
- a CDS encoding cytochrome c — MRRLATLLALAALAAAAPATAQDGATIYKRCAACHLADGSGVPGAFPPLKADVRALAATAAGRRYLALVVIRGVSGPITVAGKVYRGTMPAQGGLNDAQIASVLNHVVRGSSAKAFTAKEIAGYRAGGASLTSAAVARLQPKVGGK; from the coding sequence ATGCGGCGGCTGGCGACGCTCCTTGCCCTGGCCGCGCTGGCGGCGGCAGCGCCGGCGACCGCGCAGGACGGCGCGACGATCTACAAGCGTTGCGCGGCCTGCCATCTGGCCGACGGATCGGGCGTGCCCGGCGCCTTTCCGCCGCTGAAGGCCGATGTCCGCGCGCTCGCGGCGACGGCCGCCGGGCGCCGTTACCTCGCGCTCGTCGTGATCCGCGGCGTGTCGGGACCGATCACCGTCGCCGGGAAAGTCTATCGCGGAACGATGCCGGCGCAGGGCGGACTCAATGACGCGCAAATCGCCTCGGTCCTCAACCATGTGGTCCGCGGTTCGTCGGCGAAAGCCTTCACGGCAAAGGAGATCGCGGGCTACCGCGCGGGGGGCGCCTCGCTCACTTCCGCCGCCGTGGCCCGGTTGCAGCCGAAGGTCGGCGGCAAATGA
- a CDS encoding methylamine dehydrogenase light chain — protein sequence MSGLDKFSEKVTRNVARATSRRSLLTLIGGALTGAAVIPVLPVSRAQAQTHGDGGDPVAPQSSGNPQDPGDQTKCDYWRYCAIDGFLCSCCGGSPSSCPPGTEMSPITWIGTCQNPADNRAYIISYNDCCGKSSCGRCLCNRNENDRPMVRPQANNDINWCLGTSSSVYNCSTAVILGVALEQQ from the coding sequence ATGTCGGGTCTCGACAAATTTTCGGAGAAGGTGACGCGCAACGTCGCGCGCGCGACCTCGCGGCGCAGCCTGCTGACGCTGATCGGTGGCGCGCTGACCGGCGCGGCGGTCATCCCGGTGCTGCCGGTGTCGCGGGCGCAGGCGCAGACCCACGGTGACGGTGGCGATCCGGTCGCGCCGCAATCGAGCGGCAATCCGCAGGATCCCGGCGACCAGACGAAGTGCGATTATTGGCGCTATTGCGCGATCGACGGCTTTTTGTGCAGCTGCTGTGGTGGCTCGCCGAGTTCGTGCCCGCCGGGGACCGAAATGTCGCCGATCACCTGGATCGGCACCTGCCAGAACCCCGCCGACAACCGCGCCTATATCATCAGCTATAACGACTGCTGCGGCAAATCCTCGTGCGGGCGCTGCCTGTGCAACCGCAACGAAAACGACCGGCCGATGGTCCGCCCGCAGGCGAACAACGACATCAACTGGTGCCTTGGCACCTCGAGCTCGGTCTATAATTGCTCGACCGCCGTGATCCTCGGCGTCGCGCTGGAGCAGCAGTGA
- a CDS encoding redoxin family protein, translating into MTGFFLASQILLWIAIAVLGVLVAALARQVGVLHERIAPAGALTLHQKVNVGDMAPAMTLDTLNGGQVAIGGKRHRRGQLLFFLSPDCPVCKTLLPIVRSASGAEHDWLDVVLASDGDPAAHRRLAIAEGLTGFDYVLSEELGRSLGVSKLPYAVLIDEEGRIASLGLVNNREHLESLFEAKERRVASIQDYLARG; encoded by the coding sequence ATGACCGGATTTTTCCTCGCTTCGCAAATATTGCTCTGGATCGCCATCGCCGTTCTCGGCGTCCTCGTCGCGGCGCTCGCGCGGCAGGTCGGCGTTCTGCACGAGCGGATCGCGCCCGCCGGCGCGCTGACGCTGCACCAGAAGGTCAATGTCGGCGACATGGCGCCCGCGATGACGCTCGATACGCTGAACGGCGGGCAGGTCGCGATCGGCGGCAAGCGTCACCGCCGTGGCCAGCTCCTCTTCTTTCTCTCGCCCGACTGCCCCGTCTGCAAGACGCTCCTCCCCATCGTCCGCTCGGCGAGCGGTGCCGAGCACGACTGGCTCGATGTCGTGCTGGCGAGCGATGGCGATCCCGCCGCGCACCGCCGGCTGGCGATCGCCGAGGGGCTCACCGGTTTCGACTATGTCCTGTCGGAGGAACTGGGCCGGTCGCTCGGCGTCTCGAAGCTCCCCTATGCGGTGCTGATCGACGAGGAGGGCCGCATCGCCTCGCTCGGCCTCGTCAACAATCGCGAGCATCTGGAAAGCCTGTTCGAGGCCAAGGAACGCCGCGTCGCCTCGATTCAGGATTATCTCGCGCGCGGTTGA
- a CDS encoding MauE/DoxX family redox-associated membrane protein, which yields MAALLPVLALFLALVLTTAAAHKLVERARLTRATAGLLRLSPAVAMPVTIAAAATEFAAALALFFPASRPTGALLAALLWAGYGAALLTARRRGDGGLDCGCDFGARKSGIGRFAIIRALALAAAALLLCLSPAGGGGIDIPSIFAALAFVALLFAAGELASLPAPRRSVTR from the coding sequence ATGGCCGCCCTGCTTCCCGTCCTCGCGCTGTTCCTCGCCCTCGTCCTGACGACTGCGGCGGCGCACAAGCTGGTCGAGCGCGCGCGGCTGACGCGGGCGACCGCGGGCCTGCTGCGCCTGTCGCCCGCCGTCGCGATGCCGGTGACGATAGCGGCGGCTGCGACCGAGTTCGCGGCGGCGCTCGCGCTGTTCTTTCCCGCTTCGCGGCCGACCGGCGCGCTGCTCGCCGCGCTGCTGTGGGCCGGATATGGCGCTGCCTTGCTCACGGCGCGGCGGCGCGGCGACGGCGGGCTCGATTGCGGCTGCGATTTCGGTGCGCGCAAGAGCGGGATCGGCCGCTTCGCCATCATCCGCGCCCTGGCGCTCGCCGCCGCCGCGCTGCTGCTTTGCCTCTCTCCCGCCGGGGGCGGCGGCATCGACATTCCGTCGATCTTCGCCGCCCTCGCCTTTGTCGCGCTGCTCTTTGCTGCCGGCGAGCTCGCCAGCCTTCCCGCACCTCGCAGGAGTGTCACTCGATGA
- a CDS encoding amine dehydrogenase large subunit, which translates to MARIDRAAALAILLMSASASSAADYPQPLPEEPVPTVAELPEHYPGSWVFVQDLHFNSLPDGRAAIVDVGAENNNLRGQIPVAQFGVMLPSTTRGEIYVGETFYSRLTRGERTDVITIWDTKTLTPKDEIVLPGGKRGLFVTLRNSLQLTNDEKWALVFNFTPGSSVTVVDLDGRKILSDIELPGCSLVYPTGPRGFTSLCADGTMTSIALDAAGKAGPAVTSAVFNDIDDDPLFMTPAMVGRTGWFVSFKGHVRAIDFSGAAAKDLGSFALPKQDGGEPEWRPGGWQVISADRAGLLYILMNPKSGEGTHKDGGTEAWVIDPKTKTLVRRIALRNHSVSIEATQQEKPLLVASRPDGSLDVYDAASGAFVRTIVSVVHDPMTMTAAR; encoded by the coding sequence ATGGCGCGCATCGACCGAGCGGCGGCTCTTGCCATATTGTTGATGTCGGCGAGCGCATCGAGTGCCGCGGACTATCCGCAGCCGCTGCCCGAAGAGCCGGTCCCGACCGTCGCCGAACTTCCCGAACATTATCCGGGCAGCTGGGTCTTCGTGCAGGACCTGCACTTCAACAGCCTGCCCGACGGCCGTGCGGCGATCGTCGACGTCGGTGCCGAGAATAATAATCTGCGCGGACAGATTCCCGTCGCGCAGTTCGGCGTCATGCTGCCCTCGACCACGCGCGGCGAAATCTATGTCGGCGAAACCTTCTATTCGCGGCTGACGCGCGGCGAGCGGACCGACGTCATCACCATCTGGGACACGAAGACGCTGACCCCCAAGGACGAGATCGTCCTGCCCGGCGGCAAGCGCGGGCTGTTCGTCACACTGCGCAACAGCCTGCAACTCACCAATGACGAGAAATGGGCGCTGGTGTTCAACTTCACGCCCGGCTCGTCGGTCACCGTCGTCGATCTCGACGGCCGCAAGATATTGTCGGACATCGAGCTTCCGGGTTGCTCGCTCGTCTATCCGACCGGGCCGCGCGGCTTCACCTCGCTCTGCGCCGACGGGACGATGACCAGCATCGCGCTCGACGCCGCGGGCAAGGCCGGGCCGGCCGTGACCAGCGCCGTGTTCAACGACATCGACGACGATCCGCTGTTCATGACCCCCGCGATGGTGGGGCGGACGGGCTGGTTCGTCAGCTTCAAGGGCCATGTGCGCGCAATCGATTTTTCAGGCGCCGCTGCCAAGGATCTCGGCAGTTTCGCGCTTCCCAAGCAGGATGGCGGCGAACCCGAATGGCGCCCGGGCGGCTGGCAGGTGATCTCGGCCGACCGCGCCGGGCTGCTCTACATCCTGATGAACCCCAAGAGCGGCGAGGGAACGCACAAGGACGGCGGGACCGAAGCGTGGGTGATCGATCCGAAAACGAAGACGCTGGTCCGCCGCATCGCGCTCAGGAACCACAGCGTGTCGATCGAGGCGACGCAGCAGGAAAAGCCGCTGCTCGTCGCCTCGCGACCCGACGGATCGCTCGACGTCTATGACGCGGCGAGCGGCGCGTTCGTCCGCACGATCGTCAGTGTCGTGCACGATCCGATGACGATGACGGCGGCGCGCTGA
- a CDS encoding TetR/AcrR family transcriptional regulator translates to MTNFIVPDLKIAPRIGGYARGQDGFEQILRSALSLLVNHGASALTLRRIAAESGMNVGSLNYYFRSKEDLIRELLNAVISSYEESFDEILHEPGASAEARLGNLVALILEDITTKKTTRFFPELWAMANHDEFVHDRMNDLYERARASLNELIAEINPALPDDEREILALFISGSMEGMTMFAGYEKPWRKQMPMLEVIARRSFIHLARTLRPGEIKRL, encoded by the coding sequence TTGACCAATTTCATCGTTCCGGACCTGAAGATCGCACCGCGGATCGGGGGTTATGCGCGCGGTCAGGATGGCTTCGAACAGATATTGCGGTCGGCCCTGTCGCTGCTCGTGAACCACGGCGCATCGGCTTTGACGCTTCGCCGCATCGCCGCCGAGTCGGGCATGAACGTCGGCAGCCTCAACTATTATTTCAGATCGAAGGAGGATCTGATTCGCGAACTGCTGAATGCCGTGATCAGCAGCTATGAAGAATCCTTCGACGAGATCCTCCACGAACCGGGCGCGAGCGCGGAAGCGCGGCTCGGGAATCTGGTCGCGCTAATCCTCGAGGACATCACCACCAAGAAAACGACGCGATTCTTCCCCGAACTCTGGGCGATGGCGAACCACGATGAATTCGTTCACGACCGGATGAACGATCTTTACGAGCGCGCGCGCGCCTCGCTCAATGAACTCATTGCCGAGATCAATCCAGCGCTTCCGGACGACGAGCGCGAGATATTGGCGCTGTTCATTTCGGGGTCAATGGAAGGGATGACGATGTTCGCGGGCTATGAAAAGCCATGGCGCAAGCAGATGCCGATGCTCGAAGTGATCGCGCGCCGCTCGTTCATCCATCTGGCGCGTACATTGCGCCCGGGCGAAATCAAAAGGTTATGA
- a CDS encoding beta-glucosidase, translating into MRGYYATTALAMLLGCAAMTASAKDQAASFAAAEAAADDWAAKTEAQMTDDERFSLLHGFMPIPIGPYADPEWQAKWPKDVIPGAGYVAGVPRLGIPSQRATDASLGVTNPFGIRKGDSATALPAGLALGASFNPDLAFAGAEAVASEARAKGFNVLLGGGMNLIRDPRNGRNFEYISEDPLLSGVMGGAAVRGAQSAGVVSTVKHFSLNSNETNRHTWNAEIDEAAHRESDLLAFQIAIERGHPGSVMCAYNLVNGQKACGNDHLLNTVLKKDWRYKGWVMSDWGAVSGADFAVKGLDQQAGEQLDKQVWFDAPLKAKLADGSLTRDRLSDMVRRILRSMKANGLVDAGPAPAVDMAAHAAVARRIAEQGIVLLKNDTNALPLAANVGSVAVIGRNAHVGVLSGGGSSQGLPPRGWAASIPVGGGEGSIGAWRIERWFAGAPLAALREALPKAHVGFDPGLYPQDAAALAARSDVAIVFVSKYEAEGFDSPDLSLPGNQDAIVEATVAANPNTIVVLETGNPVAMPWLDKVKAVVAAWYPGQEGAAAIADVLTGKVNPSGRLPVSFPASTDTLPRPAIPGYGTPENTHVTATMNEGSDVGYRWNARTGVKALFPFGHGLSYTRFATDGLRTDGATASFTVRNSGERAGATVAQLYLVSRDGKPVRRLVGFQRVELAPGAERTIRLTIDPRLLADWNGTGWTIAKGDYRFALGEDAETLSTPVAVSLKARVWQDRS; encoded by the coding sequence ATGCGAGGATATTATGCGACGACGGCGCTGGCGATGCTTCTGGGATGCGCGGCGATGACGGCTTCGGCGAAGGATCAGGCGGCATCGTTCGCGGCGGCCGAGGCGGCGGCCGACGACTGGGCCGCGAAGACCGAAGCGCAGATGACCGACGACGAGCGTTTCTCGCTGCTCCACGGCTTCATGCCGATTCCGATCGGACCCTATGCCGACCCTGAATGGCAGGCGAAATGGCCGAAGGACGTGATTCCGGGTGCGGGCTATGTCGCGGGCGTGCCGCGCCTCGGCATCCCGTCGCAGCGCGCGACCGACGCCAGCCTGGGCGTCACCAACCCCTTCGGCATCCGCAAGGGCGACAGCGCGACCGCGCTGCCCGCCGGCCTCGCGCTCGGCGCAAGCTTCAATCCCGACCTGGCCTTCGCGGGCGCCGAAGCGGTGGCGAGCGAAGCGCGCGCCAAGGGGTTCAACGTCCTGCTCGGCGGCGGCATGAACCTGATCCGCGATCCGCGGAACGGCCGCAATTTCGAATATATTTCCGAAGATCCGCTGCTGTCGGGCGTCATGGGCGGCGCGGCGGTGCGCGGCGCGCAGTCGGCGGGGGTGGTCTCGACCGTCAAGCATTTCTCGCTCAATTCGAACGAGACCAACCGCCATACATGGAACGCCGAGATCGATGAGGCGGCGCACCGCGAAAGCGATCTGCTCGCCTTTCAGATCGCGATCGAGCGCGGCCATCCCGGCTCGGTGATGTGCGCCTATAATCTGGTCAACGGGCAAAAGGCGTGCGGCAACGACCATCTGCTCAACACCGTCCTCAAGAAGGACTGGCGCTACAAGGGCTGGGTGATGTCCGATTGGGGCGCGGTGTCGGGCGCCGACTTTGCGGTCAAGGGCCTCGACCAGCAGGCGGGCGAGCAGCTCGACAAGCAGGTCTGGTTCGATGCGCCGCTGAAGGCCAAGCTCGCCGACGGCAGCCTGACGCGCGACCGATTGTCCGACATGGTTCGCCGCATCCTGCGTTCGATGAAGGCGAACGGGCTGGTCGATGCGGGTCCGGCGCCCGCGGTCGACATGGCGGCGCACGCTGCGGTCGCGCGGCGGATCGCCGAGCAGGGGATCGTGCTGCTCAAGAACGACACGAACGCCTTGCCGCTTGCCGCCAACGTCGGCTCGGTCGCGGTGATCGGCCGCAACGCGCATGTCGGCGTACTGTCGGGCGGCGGATCGTCGCAAGGCCTGCCGCCGCGCGGCTGGGCGGCATCAATCCCGGTTGGCGGCGGCGAGGGATCGATCGGCGCGTGGCGGATCGAGCGCTGGTTCGCGGGCGCGCCGCTCGCCGCGCTGCGCGAAGCCTTGCCCAAGGCGCACGTTGGCTTCGATCCCGGCCTCTATCCGCAGGACGCCGCGGCGCTCGCCGCGCGCTCCGACGTCGCGATCGTCTTCGTCAGCAAATATGAGGCGGAGGGGTTCGATTCGCCCGACCTGTCGCTCCCCGGCAATCAGGACGCGATCGTCGAGGCGACCGTCGCCGCCAATCCCAACACCATCGTCGTGCTCGAAACCGGCAATCCGGTCGCCATGCCGTGGCTGGACAAGGTGAAGGCGGTCGTCGCCGCCTGGTATCCGGGGCAGGAGGGCGCCGCGGCGATCGCCGACGTGCTGACCGGCAAGGTCAATCCGTCGGGCCGCCTGCCGGTCAGCTTTCCCGCATCGACCGACACGCTGCCGCGTCCCGCAATCCCCGGCTACGGCACGCCCGAAAACACGCACGTCACCGCGACGATGAACGAAGGGTCGGACGTCGGCTATCGGTGGAATGCGCGGACCGGGGTGAAGGCGCTGTTCCCGTTCGGCCATGGGCTGTCCTACACGCGCTTCGCGACGGACGGGCTCAGGACCGACGGCGCGACTGCCAGCTTCACCGTCCGCAACAGCGGCGAGCGGGCGGGCGCGACGGTGGCGCAGCTCTATCTCGTGTCGCGCGATGGCAAGCCGGTGCGGCGGCTGGTCGGTTTCCAGCGGGTCGAACTGGCGCCGGGGGCCGAACGGACGATCCGGCTGACGATCGATCCGCGGCTGCTCGCCGACTGGAACGGGACCGGCTGGACGATCGCCAAGGGCGACTATCGCTTCGCACTCGGCGAGGATGCCGAAACCCTCTCCACGCCCGTCGCGGTGTCGCTGAAGGCACGTGTCTGGCAGGATCGGTCCTAG